The stretch of DNA GAGAGCAGGTACTCATTGTCACCTCTGATGTCATCACGCTCTGCGCAGCAGCTGATCAGCGTTtctttgctctgattggtcgacAGGGAGATCGGGCCGCGGTCCAGAGTTTGGTCTGAGAAAGAGTTTGTGGATAAAGCAGCGTTTGAGTTTTCTGAGGTGAGTCATGACAAACACAACCATCATCACACTGGATTAACTGTAACCAGCCCGAGCCTCACACTCAACCAGTCTGTCAACTGGAGAAGCTACGGAGACATCGAAGTATGTTACAGCATAAAAACGTCCTGGTGTAG from Plectropomus leopardus isolate mb unplaced genomic scaffold, YSFRI_Pleo_2.0 unplaced_scaffold16664, whole genome shotgun sequence encodes:
- the LOC121964676 gene encoding leukotriene A-4 hydrolase-like, which codes for GALRFVSQVSVPKDLVAVMSAVRDGQEVDPQDNNRIIYRFRQPVAMPSYLIAIVVGALESREIGPRSRVWSEKEFVDKAAFEFSEVSHDKHNHHHTGLTVTSPSLTLNQSVNWRSYGDIEVCYSIKTSWCST